From Bradyrhizobium sp. AZCC 1610:
TGGCGCTTTCCGAGCAGACGTGCGCCGCGGCGATCGCGACCTGGGTCCGGTTGCTTACGCCCAGCTTGCGCATGATTTCGCGGACATGGACTTTCACGGTCGTTTCGGTCATGCCGAGCTTGCGACCGATCACCTTGTTGGGGTCGCCCTGGCAGAGACAAGCAAGAACGGCGTACTGCCGCTCGGTAAACTCGGGCGCGTGCCGCGCGCCGTTGGAGCCGTTCGAACCGTTGAAGCCATGGTCGCGCAGCACGCTGGTAGCCGCCTTGCCGTCGAAAAGGGAGACTTGCTGCTCGTAAAGGCCGTCGTCCGGCCCGAGAGGTGGTGCCTGCATCTGGAGTTCAGGCCCCGGAAGCGGTTGCTCCGGGGAAAGATCGGGCAGTCTATATTCGATGGGCGGCGAAGCGCTGAAGGTCTGGCTGGCCATGATGGCGCTTGGCGGAAAATAAGTGCCGCCGTGAAGCACGAACGAAAGGGCCTGCAACGCAAGCTCGGGTACCATGGAATTGCTGAAGTAACCTTGGGCCCCGCAACGCATTGCGGCGAGAACGGTGGAGGGATTTTCATCGTCGGAGACGATGGCGAGCGCTGCGTCACGCCGAAGCGTGTGCAATACCTGTATCTCGGCGAAGACCTCATGGGGCGAGGGAGCGCCGACGCTGTAAATCAGCATGTCGCATACGGCGCGCTGGACAAGTCTTGTGTGGGCTTCGTCGGGGTCGAGCGAAATCAATTCGACGCTTTCGTTACGGGCCCACGGACTTAAGAAGCTCTCTGCGCGAGCTCGTCTGAAGGCCATCGCGTCTACAAGGAAAACTGTCTTCTTAAATGGGACCGACATAACGCGCCCCTTTACATTACGTCCAATGACTATGGTGATTACACTCTATGACTATCGATAGATTGCTTCCGGATGTTCTAGGTCGCTATGAAATAGATCACTTAGCATCTTAATTGTGCATAAAAGTTTATACATGTTGTGACGGAATGCCAAGAAGCTTCATTTGGCATGCCAAGAAACGTGAGTGTGACAAGAAGTCGTCGGGAACAAGGGAACTGCAGCAAGATAGCAGCAAGAATGCGACATTCTCCTGTAGTGATTGCAGAAGAAAACCCGCCCAACCTTCGCTACTATATCTTTCGATATGTACTTCGTTGACGATCTTTCGATACGTACTTCTTTGGCGACGAAGCCGGTACGATTAAATGATTAAATGAATCGGCCTGCATCTGCGGAAATTGCCATGTTTGTCAGCAAACTGCCTCCAAAGCCTGACTTTGACATGCTCGCTGCAGCAGCTCCCGCTTCGGCGGATCGCCGCACATTCGTTCAGGCCCTGGTGGGAAACCTGATCTGCAGCTGGTCGAATAACGAAAGCCTTTTCATCTACGTGCTGATGATTCTCCTGCGAACCGATGAGGCTTCCGCCGCAGTCGTGTTCGCGACATTGAACACGACCCGCGCGAGACTCGATCTGATCCAGCGGCTGGCCAAGATCAGGGTTAGCGACAAGGCTCTGTCGAAAAGTCTGACGGCTCTCATCGAGCGCTTTTCGGAATCCACCAAGGTTCGCAACGAACTGAATCACTGCATGTTCATTTTCGATTCCTCGGGCGCTATCACCCACACCCAGTCGATGCGTTTGATGGAAACACGGTCGAGCCTGAAGTTCGGAGAGATCAAGGCGCTGGACGAAAGCCGTCTGCAGGAGATGGTGCGAACGACCCACGACATGACGAAGATCAACCGCGAGATCTGGGATCTGCTGCCGCGCCTTGAAGCGCATGTTTACGGCGTGAAGCCCCAAAGCGTGCCGCGCGACGCGGCTTAAACGGTCCGGCGACGACGGATGGTCACGTTTCGTCCCGCTGCTGTTCACTCCAATACTCATTCGTTCTGAGCGCCAACCGTGTCGATGGTTGATATCGCAAGATACAGCGACGGATCGAATGCGTGCATGTTGTTGTCGAAGATGTGGCGGCATTCTGACCGGGCCGACATTCGCAATAATGCGGGTGCCGGCGGTCGGAAGAAACCGACATTGAAGAGCACCGCCGCGCTTCGAAGACCGCAGACTCAGAAGATCAGCGCTCTCCGTTCCGCCCGCGATGCTCCAAACCACAGGAGCTCGTCATGTCTAATTTTTGGGATCCCGATCAGGAGCAAAGCCAGGACCAGAAGCAGGACCAGTTGCAGGCGCAGGCCAATCTCCAGGCTCAGTTGCAGGGGCAGGGCCAGGGTCAGGGTCAGGGCCAGGGTCAATTCCAGGTCGCGGTACAGTCGCTCGATTCCAAGAGCGAGAACGATAACAAGAACGAGAACGATAACGATAACGATAACAAGAGCGAGAACTGGAACGCCAACGGCAACCTCAACCTCAATGCGAACAAGGTCGACAACGAGCTCGACAACGAGGTCGATAACGACGTCGACAACAAGATCGACAACAAGGTCAGCAACACCGTCGAAAACAAGGTTGACGTTGACGTCGACGTCGACGTGAAGATCGATCTCGGCATCGAGGGCAGCCTGGCCCCGGTCATCGATCTCCGCGACTTCGACACGAAGGGCTCTGTGGTGATGCCCGACGTGGTGAACCAGAAGATGGACGACGGCAACCAGTTCAATATTGATCAGGTCAACAACCTGGTCGATATCGACCACAACCAGTCGTCTGCCACCTACACCAGCGGATCCGGCTATCCGGGCTCCGATTTCGAGATGGACGCCAAGATCACGGGCGGCACGTCCTCGCTCACCGCCAACGACATTGCTGAGCGTGCCAACGTGTCTTCCAGCGCCGATGCAGTTATCAACCAGTCGGCGTTCGACCAGAACATCACGCAGGGTGCCAACATCCAGTTCAACAGCATCACCATTCAGGCTGCCGGTGACGCTCTGACGGATAGCGATCTCGGCTAGTTTTGCGTACCGACCCGCGCGGCGTTTGCCGCGCGGGTCATTTCTTCTCAAGTCATTTCAGTTCAGTCGCCGCAGTTGCCGACAAGAAACTGTGGGGTCGTCGCGCGGCCCTGACGGTTCGCGGCGACAGGGGAGGTTCCCATGGCGTCAGCTAGCTTCGTCGAAATCATTTCCCATTTCGCTGGATATCTGCAGATCTTCGAGGACATCGCTCGCGATCGCACCCAGTACGATGAGACGCTCGCGCCCGGTCCCTCCGCTGACTTCACGACGCTGCGACCGAATTACAATCATCGCTACGCGCCTGACGACCTGGACAGTGCGGGAGGGCCATGGCCGGCGCCATTGGCCGACGATCCGATGGATGTGTTCCGCGGCCGTCCGCTCAAGCTGCACAAAGGCCCGCAGGATCCCGATTTCGATTTCTTTCCGACGCCGCTGAAACCGAACATCGTGCTCCCGGCAGCGGGCGGTGGCGGCGGTGGAGGCGGCGGGGGCGAGCTTAACATCAGGGTGACGTACGAGAACGGCGGCGCGCAGACACAGCTTACGGTCCACCAGCGTAACTTCATGCATGACGAGGACGCCAACCTACCGGCGGATTTCCTGGCTGCGGCCGAGCCCTTGATCATGAGCCTCAACAGCGATGCGATGGACACCATCAAGGAGTTGGTGGCCAATGCCAACGCCGAGGTTCCCCCCGATTGGTGGATGCCGCAGAACGATGCCGTCCTGCCGGATTTCATCACCACCCACGACGCCGCCTGGGCGGACCGCGACGGCACGCCGGACGATCATTCCGTGCCTGCCGGTTACTATGTCAACGGCGAGCTGCAGGAACCGCCAACGGAGCCGAGGCCGCCGATCGAGCTGAAGGAGTTGCCGGACACCGGCGACGGCCCCGGCCAATGGGCGTCGATGGGCGGCAACTCCAGCATCAACGCGGCGCTGCTGGTCGATATTGGCGAGGGCGCCCGCACCATGGTGGTGTTGGGGGATTACTTCAAGACCGACGCCATGTTCCAGACCAACACGACCATCGACAACGATCAGGTCAGCGTGTCGGGCGGGGAGGGCACGCCATCGGTGACCAGCGAAGGCAATGTCGCGACCAACATTGCCAATTTCGTCCAGAACCCCAGCCTCTACGCCGAACTCCCGTCCTACTGGGCGGGGCCGAACTGGATCGTCGATGTGGTCGACGGCGACTACTACAGCGTCAATGCGGTGAGCCAAACCAATTATCTCTCCGACAACGATGTGGCAGCGCAGGTCAGCAGCGAAGGCCACTACAACCTCGTCGGCGGCCACAATCAGCTCGGTAATCTGGCTCAGATTTTTGATGGTGACATTCAATACGACCTGATCATCATCGAGGGCGCCTATCACGGCATGAACGTGATCTTCCAGAATAACATCCTGTTGAACAACGACAATATCGTGATGTCGGCCGACGGCACCGATCCGTCTCAATCGGTGAATTCGGGCCACAACAGGCTGTTGAACGAGGGAGCTATCGAGAATTATGGCGGCGACAACTTCGACACGCTGACCCCGGGCCTCCAGCTAATCCTGGATCTGCTGGCCTCCGGCGTGACATCGATTGATCCCGAGCTGGGCAGTGCCATCGCCGGCAATGGCGGCCCCCTGCGCGTGCTCTATGTCAAGGGAGACTACTACGACATCAATGCGGTTTGGCAGACCAACATCACCTCCGACATCAACGTGCTGTATCAACTGCAAAACGAGCCGTCGGCCGATCTGATGGCGCTTGATCCCGACGCGGGCGTAACGCAGTCGGCCAGCACCGGCGGCAATGAACTCACCAACGACGCCGCGATTGTCGATGTCAATCCCGACGTCATTTACGTCGAGGGAGAAATCTACACCGACTCCATTCTGGTGCAGGCCAACCTGTTGCCGGTGGACCAGGATGATGCGGTCAATGGCGACACCGATACCCTGGTGACTGAACTCATCGCGTTCGTCGACGACACCCAGGACCAGAACAACGCGAGCCCGGCTGTCGTTACCAATTCGGTGCAGGCAGATCCGATGGCGAGCGTGCTGCATTAGCGGCAAGCAGGATGTTTTGTTTATTGGAAGTAACGGAGTTTCCAAATGTGGGGTTGGGATAATCGTCCAGGTGCAGCCGGGACCTGGCGCTT
This genomic window contains:
- a CDS encoding response regulator transcription factor, with protein sequence MISLDPDEAHTRLVQRAVCDMLIYSVGAPSPHEVFAEIQVLHTLRRDAALAIVSDDENPSTVLAAMRCGAQGYFSNSMVPELALQALSFVLHGGTYFPPSAIMASQTFSASPPIEYRLPDLSPEQPLPGPELQMQAPPLGPDDGLYEQQVSLFDGKAATSVLRDHGFNGSNGSNGARHAPEFTERQYAVLACLCQGDPNKVIGRKLGMTETTVKVHVREIMRKLGVSNRTQVAIAAAHVCSESAIELVPVDSSMTVKPSISH